DNA sequence from the Corvus moneduloides isolate bCorMon1 chromosome 29, bCorMon1.pri, whole genome shotgun sequence genome:
ATGGGACTTTacaagcccagctcccagctgggaagAGCCTTACCCATCCCAAGTACTGAACACGGCCCCGCTCGGAGCTTCCAGGGCCCCAAACCTGTGTCAGCCCCTTCCACCCACCAGAACAAGAGGTTTTGGCTCAAATAAAGGATGTTCCCTGCCTTTCCAGGCAGATCCCCCCGGTGCTGGCGTGGgttggagctgggatgtgctgtgggatggaggagctgggctCCTGCTGGTGCGTGGATGGGTGGATTTGCAAACCCTGGGATCAGGTGGGAATTCTGTGCCTGCTCCCCACTGCTGGGCGCCCTCGGCCCCGTGCACCCcgtggggtgtttttggggtgttcCCCAAACACGTCCCGTCACCCCAAAGCGCgaacagccccagcagcccccggGAAGGagccggggccggcggcgggtCCCTGCTCGCTCCGACCCGTCCCGGTGTTGCAATCCCGGGGAGCCATTTCCCAGGTAAGCCCCAGTCTGGGAACGCCCTGGGAACGTCAGGGAGGGGTGGGAGCCTCCTTAAAAACCCGGCTGGGCCGGCGGGATGGGTGCGAGGTAAGGAGAGAGCGGCGGCATCGGCTCCCACTGCCCACAGCGGCGACAGACGGACACAGCGGGACCCTCGGAGGGATGCAGGTGAGGCTCCCAGGGAATTCCCGTTCCCCTGGGCTGGGGAACCCGGCCTCGGGACCCTCGGGCTGAATGTTTAACCGGGAAGAGCCCTGGGATGCGCCGCTGCAGGTTGGGCGATGGAAATTCCTGGAATCCTTCGGCAGctccgggagcggggccggggtgGAGGGACCTGCCGGGGTCACCGGGGGGATCCGGGATGGGGCGGGATGTCCAGAACGGGATCAGCGGCATCCATGGaccttccctgcctctggagAGCTCGGCTCGGGGCTGCCAGTGGGGTCTGGCTCCCGGAAAAGGGGGATTTGCCAGCGGGGATGCCGGGGCGGTGGGCAGGGAGTGCTGGGGCCGTGTCTGGCTCTGTGTCCCCCCCTCTGGGCGCTGGTGACCGGGcgaggaaggagagggagacGCGAGAGAAGTGGTGGGACCGTGGTGGTGGGAATGGAGCCACCGGAGAGCCCCATCCTGCCCGTCCCATCCAGCCGGGTCTGTGTCTCACCCCAGTgccagtgtccccatgtcccagcGTGGCACCGGTGTCCCCGTGTGCCACCCCGGCGAGTGTCCCCGTGCCCCCGGCtggccccggggctgtgccgTGAGTCAGCGGCGGAGCAGCAGCCGCGATGCCCCGAGGAAGGGCTGGGCACGGGTGGCAGGGGACTGGTGACACCGATGTGGGGACCcgggggggtgcaggggggtgCAGTGGGTACTTCCGCCCTGGTGCTGCCAAAATCCTTCGGTTcatgggctgggatgggaagggcCGGAGCTGGAATCACCGGAGAGCGGCTCCCACGGCCCTGCCAGCGCTGAGACAGCTCCAAAGCCACCCTGGTGCCAGAATCCTGTGGGCTGGGGACAGTCCCCAGCTGGGGATGACGGAGTGACCCTGGGCCATGGCaccacagggacagggatggctTGGGAGGACACAGGGCCACGCTGAGGCACGTGGGGACAAGGACGAGAGCCCGGGGCTGAGTGTGGTGTCACCACCCCAGCGTGCGACGTCCTCGGCCTGGGGCTGGACCGGGGAGGATCAGGATGAGGACAGGGGATGGGAGCCAAGTCCGGGCGTggggcaggtcctgcctgctTCCCGAGagcagccgggctggggacaccctcTGGTGATGTCCCCAGAGCGGGGACAGTGCTGGGCCACCCCTCTGTGCTCCATGCCTCCCACCCCCTTGGCTTCCTCCAAGATCCATGTGGCCACCGCTGTGGTGCTCAGTGTTGTCCTCTGGGCTGGGCTAAACCAGTCTGGAACAAAAGGGATCAACTGACCCCAGCTCCCCCCACTCCCGGCCACCGACGGGGCAGGAAAGAGCAAAGTCCGGCCAAGGTGACGCAGTTTCCGTCCCCTCGTCGCTGGGATGTGACGGGCACCATCCTGTTGGGCCCATCCATAGGAAGGAGCTTCCTGGCTGGGGGCAGCTGCGGGGACAGGAGGGGCATGGAGCAGGCACGGAGGGGAccctgggctgtggggatgggCTCGGCCGGGCTCGGGGGGGGGCTCGGCAGGCCGGGACCTGCCCCGCCAGGGAGTTCCCGGAGCCGTGAAGCAACAGGAGGGCTGGCTGGTAATTCCTGCCCTTGTGCCGCCGCGcggctcccagccccattcctCCCTAATGAGCCCTGGGAACGGGCGGCCGCGGCCCTGGCGCTGCTCAGCCCCGCGGCCCCGGTGCCGTAATTATCGCCCCGGCCCAcgcgcgggggcggcggccccgggggacGGGCGGGGCGGGCACAGGTGGCACCGAGGAGTCCCGGGGCTGGCGCAGGTGGCAGCGAGGATTTTGGGGGTGATTCTGTAGGAGAGGCGATGTGGGGAGATGAGAAGGCCCCACCGCGCCCGTGGGGTGTTTGCCGTTCCACGGCGCCGGCTCCTGCCTGCCGGGGGTTTGTGGTGGAGACCCCCGCGCCCACCCCGAGCGGTGGCTCCGGGGAGGGTCCCCCCTGACTCCCGTCCCCGCAGGCAGCCATGGGCGAGTGCACGGAGCTGGAATGGGCCGTGCAGGTGCTGGTGAACAACTTCGACAAGTACTCgagccgctgctgctgctgcaagaacCCGCGGCGCATCAGCAAGAAGGATTTTCGGAAGATGCTGAGCTGCGAGCTCAACCACATGCTGACGGTGagcgcgggggccgcggggccggggccccGCTCCTCACCTGCCCAGGGGTGTCCCCGCCCCGACCCCGGCTGATCCTGAGCGGCTCCGCTGTCTCCGCAGGACACCGGGAATCGCCGCGCGGCCGACAAGCTCATCTGCGACCTGGATGAGAACAAGGACGGGCGCATCAGCTTCGAGGAGTACTGGACCTTGATAGGCGGCATCGCCAGCCCGATCGCGCAGATCATCcgccagcaggagcagagtgTCAAACTCACCAAGTAGCCGCTGCTGGACCCTCCCGGACCCGCCCGGCTCCTCCACGTCCCCCGCTTTGTGCCCTCCCCGAGCCTCCGGGATCCCCCCGGTTCGCACGGCTTTGCCGAGCAGGATGGGGTTGGGGCGGGCAGGTCCTGTGGGTGGGATTTGAGGTGCGAGGCCGCCGTAGCCTCGGGGGCTCCTCCTtgccctgccctcctcctcttccacacGGAGCAAAGGGAGAGGTTCCCCCTCCTCCGGGACGGGAATTCTGTCTGTCCTCAGCCCTCCGCTGGCAGAAATCCCATCACGAGCAGCACCCCCTCTCCCCACGGGGCTCCCCCCCCAAGTGCGGGGGATCTCCTTGAGCCAAGGGCGCT
Encoded proteins:
- the S100A16 gene encoding protein S100-A16 isoform X2, yielding MQAAMGECTELEWAVQVLVNNFDKYSSRCCCCKNPRRISKKDFRKMLSCELNHMLTDTGNRRAADKLICDLDENKDGRISFEEYWTLIGGIASPIAQIIRQQEQSVKLTK
- the S100A16 gene encoding protein S100-A16 isoform X1 gives rise to the protein MGAKSGRGAGPACFPRAAGLGTPSGDVPRAGTVLGHPSVLHASHPLGFLQDPCGHRCGAQCCPLGWAKPVWNKRDQLTPAPPTPGHRRGRKEQSPAKVTQFPSPRRWDVTGTILLGPSIGRSFLAGGSCGDRRGMEQAAMGECTELEWAVQVLVNNFDKYSSRCCCCKNPRRISKKDFRKMLSCELNHMLTDTGNRRAADKLICDLDENKDGRISFEEYWTLIGGIASPIAQIIRQQEQSVKLTK